The following proteins are encoded in a genomic region of Candidatus Dependentiae bacterium:
- the ftsW gene encoding putative lipid II flippase FtsW has translation MITAKKRIQTDLRALLLVAAMLIVIGLIFIYSSSSVYAIEKFGVSYYFVAKQLIGLVLGVIAIFMARVIPLSFIKKCSPLFFFGSLILTAMTLVPGLSQHIHGSSRWVNLFGFGFQPSELIKISLILYLAYFLEKRTNKASSLAHTYIPLLIVLGATCGILLKQPDFGLTVTLLMTALAMLFMAQFNAKHMMITLAAIIPAIIALVLFKPYRLKRILTFLDPGSDPQGAGFQIIQSLIAVGSGGWLGVGIANSKQKFFYLPMQHTDFIFSIIAEETGFAGSLFLITLYALFLYFGIKIVWKLKDTFSMFAAFGFITLISLQTVINLAVVTGLAPTKGIGLPFVSYGNTALVCTMAMLGLIMNMVHNDK, from the coding sequence ATGATTACCGCAAAAAAAAGAATACAAACTGATCTTCGCGCGCTGCTCCTCGTAGCCGCCATGCTCATTGTTATTGGTCTCATTTTCATCTATTCATCAAGCTCAGTCTATGCAATAGAAAAATTTGGCGTATCCTATTATTTTGTTGCCAAGCAATTGATCGGTCTCGTACTCGGCGTCATTGCCATATTCATGGCACGCGTAATCCCTTTGAGCTTTATAAAAAAATGTAGCCCGCTCTTTTTTTTCGGGTCACTCATTCTGACCGCCATGACCCTTGTGCCAGGATTATCACAACATATCCATGGTTCAAGCCGTTGGGTTAATCTTTTTGGTTTTGGCTTTCAACCCAGTGAATTAATCAAAATATCTCTCATACTTTATCTAGCTTATTTTCTAGAAAAAAGAACCAATAAAGCATCGTCCCTGGCGCACACCTATATCCCCCTCCTCATAGTCCTTGGTGCAACCTGTGGTATACTTCTCAAACAACCTGATTTTGGACTCACCGTCACCCTCCTCATGACCGCGCTTGCCATGCTTTTTATGGCACAGTTTAATGCAAAGCATATGATGATTACGCTGGCGGCAATCATACCCGCTATCATTGCCTTAGTGCTATTTAAGCCCTACCGCTTAAAAAGAATTTTAACTTTCTTGGATCCCGGGTCTGATCCGCAAGGAGCAGGATTTCAGATCATTCAATCACTCATTGCCGTTGGGTCAGGTGGATGGCTTGGTGTTGGCATCGCCAATTCCAAACAAAAGTTTTTCTATCTTCCTATGCAGCACACGGACTTTATTTTCTCGATTATTGCAGAAGAAACCGGTTTTGCCGGATCGTTATTTTTGATTACCCTGTACGCGTTGTTTCTTTATTTTGGTATCAAAATTGTATGGAAACTTAAAGATACTTTCTCAATGTTTGCTGCGTTTGGCTTTATCACCCTAATCAGTTTGCAAACAGTGATTAATTTGGCTGTTGTAACTGGCTTGGCACCAACTAAAGGAATCGGCCTACCCTTTGTGAGCTATGGCAACACCGCCCTGGTCTGCACCATGGCCATGCTCGGCCTTATTATGAATATGGTTCATAATGATAAGTAA
- a CDS encoding ankyrin repeat domain-containing protein: MNKQIKVLTMVIACLMTHHVKAIEELSKSEQEKTNRNTIRSTPFYEAIVDNNAPSVLALLESFSINSVDGVGRTPLMEAALLGRTDMVLLLLDSGANIDMQSMYGETALIRAAYASQRDVIVVLLERGADKTLVDGNGNPARMIALFEGRNDIADLVS, from the coding sequence ATGAATAAACAAATAAAAGTATTGACCATGGTTATTGCTTGTTTGATGACACATCATGTTAAAGCAATAGAAGAATTATCAAAGAGTGAGCAAGAAAAAACAAACAGAAATACCATACGTTCAACGCCATTTTATGAAGCAATCGTAGATAATAATGCTCCGAGCGTGCTTGCACTACTCGAGAGTTTTTCGATCAATAGTGTAGATGGAGTTGGTAGAACGCCACTTATGGAAGCAGCATTATTAGGTCGTACGGATATGGTGCTTTTGCTACTTGATTCTGGTGCTAATATAGATATGCAAAGTATGTACGGAGAAACTGCGCTTATTCGGGCTGCGTATGCTAGTCAAAGAGATGTGATAGTTGTATTGCTTGAAAGAGGTGCTGATAAAACTTTGGTTGATGGTAATGGAAATCCGGCTCGTATGATTGCTCTTTTTGAGGGGCGCAATGATATTGCCGATTTGGTTAGCTAA
- a CDS encoding ankyrin repeat domain-containing protein, translated as MVKALLAAGAQVNAQDMNGWTALMRAIGQDDLDTTLELLRAKAAVNTKNTDKTTALLIAAHYSQKANSAKIIDALLAAGADVKAQDKNGWTALHWAAKRGHNTVVQTLIKKGASVDAKNNEGQTPLILADQKKRLAVVKTLIAEGADTSLIKTGAQSTLTSAELAELLDKKVFDEDEDAFYDPEEYKNDTPKIPEKKTSESKKQQEESKTSNETLALVKRAKKSITTQLQNIVIKLSRGPSKGKLSDMHDKPYTRKDIQPLFYGTLQEGSLVQQFDDIMSKVSDSSVPFNSVEDLQKLLYTMRDLLNQYLKDQTKKEQETLSEWSNSIKKWIIDTDQKIFKKTNLTTIPLVE; from the coding sequence ATAGTCAAAGCACTACTCGCAGCAGGCGCCCAAGTAAACGCACAGGATATGAATGGCTGGACAGCTCTAATGAGGGCTATTGGGCAGGACGACCTTGATACGACATTAGAACTTTTACGGGCAAAAGCCGCTGTTAATACTAAAAACACCGATAAAACAACAGCCTTATTGATAGCTGCTCATTATAGCCAGAAAGCAAACTCTGCAAAAATCATCGATGCTCTTCTTGCAGCCGGTGCCGATGTTAAAGCACAAGATAAAAACGGCTGGACAGCTTTGCACTGGGCAGCCAAGCGTGGCCACAACACCGTCGTCCAAACGCTCATTAAAAAAGGGGCTTCAGTAGACGCTAAAAACAACGAAGGACAAACACCGCTTATATTAGCAGATCAAAAAAAACGTCTTGCGGTAGTAAAAACATTAATTGCAGAAGGCGCCGACACAAGCCTAATAAAAACAGGTGCACAGAGCACTCTCACCTCCGCAGAATTAGCAGAACTCCTAGACAAAAAAGTCTTCGATGAAGACGAAGATGCTTTCTATGATCCAGAAGAATATAAGAATGATACGCCAAAAATTCCTGAAAAAAAGACAAGCGAATCAAAAAAACAACAAGAAGAATCAAAAACTTCCAATGAGACGCTCGCATTGGTCAAAAGAGCAAAAAAAAGTATTACAACACAACTACAAAACATAGTAATAAAGCTCTCCAGAGGGCCATCCAAGGGGAAGCTCAGCGATATGCACGATAAGCCTTATACCAGAAAAGATATACAACCGTTATTTTATGGCACTCTTCAAGAAGGTAGCCTAGTGCAACAATTTGATGATATTATGAGCAAGGTTTCTGATAGCTCAGTACCATTCAATTCTGTTGAAGACCTGCAGAAATTGTTATACACCATGAGAGATCTTTTAAACCAGTATTTAAAAGATCAAACTAAAAAAGAACAAGAAACACTCTCTGAATGGTCCAACTCTATCAAAAAGTGGATTATTGATACTGATCAAAAAATATTTAAAAAAACAAACCTTACCACAATTCCTCTTGTGGAGTAA
- a CDS encoding leucyl aminopeptidase codes for MIVTKLSDESILKQKSECLVVMLEEKFTFSKQLQEIAKEVFPQLEDLFAHHKFTGSLSSTVVVPAIINKKIVNCIFIGLGKAGVNKTIDIENYRRALGNVVKQAAALKVESLALTLPAAKIFGVSVEYLAKQTAIIMNMAAYQFTEFWTDTERKGVELVQVTLCVSSADKKVVQHGVDEGNVVAHAVNKTRHWIDMPPSSMTPEHLADEAQKIAKKHTDLKLTIFSEKEINKMGMGGLAAVSRGSDLDCKLVILEYKTTKKGAPTIAFVGKGITFDSGGLSIKPADSMESMKDDMSGAAAVIAAMEALAILKPDVNVIGVAPIAENLPSGNAVKPGDIVRFYNGKTAEIKNTDAEGRLILADALAYTVKHYKPDAIMDIATLTGACAYFLGPYFTGLMSKHDDFVGRVQEAADISGDRVWRLPMHEDYKPAIVTAVADLSNTGSSRIKSGAITAAWFLSHFVGDVPWVHLDIAGTAFDVPDIPYYRSGATGAGVRLMVELAMNWKK; via the coding sequence ATGATTGTTACCAAATTAAGTGACGAGAGTATCTTAAAGCAAAAATCTGAATGCCTTGTGGTGATGCTTGAAGAGAAATTTACTTTCTCCAAGCAACTACAGGAAATTGCCAAAGAAGTTTTCCCACAGTTGGAAGATTTATTTGCCCACCACAAATTTACCGGATCGCTATCAAGCACCGTAGTAGTGCCAGCAATTATTAACAAAAAGATAGTCAATTGTATTTTTATTGGGTTGGGTAAGGCTGGCGTCAATAAAACTATAGATATCGAAAATTATCGACGCGCCCTTGGCAATGTGGTAAAACAAGCAGCTGCATTAAAAGTTGAATCGCTTGCGTTAACCCTACCTGCAGCTAAAATTTTTGGTGTATCGGTTGAATATTTGGCAAAGCAAACTGCTATTATTATGAATATGGCTGCCTATCAATTTACTGAATTTTGGACCGATACAGAGCGCAAAGGTGTTGAATTAGTTCAAGTAACGCTTTGCGTTTCTTCTGCTGACAAAAAGGTTGTACAGCATGGTGTTGACGAAGGTAATGTTGTTGCACATGCTGTGAATAAAACACGTCACTGGATTGATATGCCACCATCATCAATGACCCCAGAACATTTGGCTGACGAAGCGCAAAAAATAGCCAAAAAACATACCGACCTAAAACTCACCATATTTAGCGAAAAAGAGATCAATAAAATGGGCATGGGCGGCCTTGCTGCTGTATCTCGTGGTTCTGATCTTGATTGTAAGTTGGTGATTTTAGAATACAAAACTACGAAAAAAGGTGCGCCAACCATAGCATTTGTGGGCAAAGGTATTACTTTTGATTCGGGCGGATTGAGTATTAAGCCAGCAGACTCCATGGAGAGTATGAAGGATGATATGTCTGGCGCGGCAGCCGTCATAGCAGCCATGGAAGCCTTGGCGATTTTAAAGCCGGATGTTAATGTAATTGGTGTTGCTCCTATAGCTGAGAATTTACCGAGCGGCAATGCCGTAAAACCGGGCGACATTGTACGTTTTTATAATGGCAAGACAGCAGAGATCAAAAATACAGATGCCGAAGGTCGTTTAATTTTGGCCGATGCCTTAGCGTATACGGTTAAACACTATAAACCAGATGCTATTATGGATATTGCGACCTTGACTGGTGCATGCGCCTACTTCCTTGGGCCTTACTTCACCGGCCTTATGAGCAAGCACGACGATTTTGTCGGCCGTGTTCAAGAGGCTGCTGATATATCTGGTGACCGCGTATGGCGTTTGCCTATGCATGAAGATTACAAGCCAGCAATTGTTACCGCTGTTGCTGATTTATCTAATACTGGATCATCGCGCATTAAATCTGGTGCCATTACCGCTGCGTGGTTCTTGAGTCACTTTGTTGGCGACGTGCCATGGGTGCATTTGGATATCGCGGGTACTGCGTTTGATGTGCCAGATATTCCTTATTATCGCTCAGGAGCAACCGGTGCTGGTGTTCGTTTGATGGTTGAATTAGCAATGAATTGGAAGAAATAG
- the thyX gene encoding FAD-dependent thymidylate synthase, whose translation MQEQTVQPQPPVTQTNLELTLDPLNDGISSLELIRVSGSDVDIVNAARVSYGKFVDTITERDGKLLQFLMDHGHTSPFEHNQLSFRVKCPLYVSKQWMRHRMNSYNEISYRYVQAPVEFYVPQAWRFQDKNNKQSSVGGFENSAATEQYKTVIETAFKTYEQLLEAGICREQARGVLPTCTYTQFIFTCNLHSLMHFLTLRLHTGAQYEIRMYALAMLRLALPHFPVSLKAWQKKNMPEGISDYDLIKFGNE comes from the coding sequence ATGCAAGAACAAACAGTACAGCCACAACCACCCGTGACTCAAACAAATCTAGAACTGACGCTTGATCCGCTTAACGACGGTATAAGCTCATTAGAATTAATACGCGTATCTGGTTCAGATGTTGATATCGTCAATGCCGCACGCGTGTCGTATGGCAAATTTGTAGATACCATCACCGAACGAGATGGCAAGTTACTCCAATTCCTTATGGACCACGGCCACACCAGCCCGTTTGAACACAATCAACTTTCGTTCCGCGTAAAATGCCCGCTCTATGTTTCCAAACAATGGATGCGTCACCGCATGAATTCATACAACGAAATTAGCTATCGCTATGTTCAAGCACCGGTAGAATTTTACGTACCGCAAGCATGGCGCTTTCAAGATAAAAATAATAAACAATCTTCTGTTGGCGGCTTTGAAAATAGCGCAGCGACCGAGCAATATAAAACCGTTATTGAAACGGCTTTTAAAACGTACGAACAATTACTAGAAGCTGGTATTTGTCGCGAGCAAGCACGCGGCGTACTGCCAACCTGCACCTACACACAATTTATCTTCACCTGCAATTTACATTCACTTATGCACTTTTTGACCCTGCGTTTGCACACCGGTGCGCAATACGAAATTAGAATGTATGCACTAGCGATGCTCAGGCTCGCATTGCCACACTTTCCGGTTTCACTCAAAGCATGGCAGAAAAAAAATATGCCCGAAGGCATAAGCGATTACGATTTGATTAAATTTGGTAACGAGTAA